A stretch of the Massilia varians genome encodes the following:
- the glnK gene encoding P-II family nitrogen regulator has translation MKMITAIIKPFKLDEVREALSEINVQGMTVTEVKGFGRQKGHTELYRGAEYVVDFLPKIKIEAAVDDAVLEQVIDAISGAARTGKIGDGKIFVADLNQVIRIRTGETGNDAL, from the coding sequence ATGAAAATGATTACCGCCATCATCAAGCCCTTCAAGCTGGACGAAGTCCGCGAAGCGCTGTCGGAGATTAACGTCCAGGGCATGACCGTCACCGAAGTGAAGGGCTTCGGGCGCCAGAAAGGCCACACCGAGCTGTACCGCGGCGCCGAGTACGTGGTCGACTTCCTTCCGAAGATCAAGATCGAAGCGGCGGTCGACGACGCCGTGCTCGAGCAGGTGATCGACGCCATCTCGGGCGCCGCCCGCACCGGCAAGATCGGCGACGGCAAGATCTTCGTGGCCGACCTCAACCAGGTCATCCGTATCCGTACCGGCGAGACCGGCAACGACGCACTCTAA